In a single window of the Thermoplasmatales archaeon genome:
- a CDS encoding ABC transporter permease — MIPSSIKLTIRNIRVNVDPGTLAFLLGLPVLYFFVLGLMFQGIVPDFEYGTVKISYVSFLAPGIIGMQTLTAGNIGGSLLWADRRWGMFEQLMVGPFRRSDYLLGVVFVSIVFSLGGSLIMLGFAFSANATFILSTLSIPYIIIALIIGTVFFTSLFLIIAVVAKSMQAYNTITIVLFFFLDFASTAFYPITSSTPTWLRAISSVNPVSLVCNIVRDSMVSGINSATMTTTLEMTGIMALFFILAMIMYRRVRIGA; from the coding sequence ATGATTCCTTCATCGATTAAACTTACGATACGAAATATCAGGGTAAACGTAGATCCAGGAACTCTAGCCTTTCTTCTTGGTCTTCCTGTGTTATATTTCTTTGTACTTGGCCTCATGTTTCAGGGCATTGTCCCGGATTTTGAGTATGGAACGGTAAAAATATCATACGTCTCGTTTCTAGCACCCGGAATTATAGGGATGCAGACTCTCACGGCTGGGAACATCGGTGGAAGCCTCCTGTGGGCGGACAGAAGATGGGGCATGTTTGAACAGTTGATGGTTGGTCCGTTCAGAAGATCTGATTACCTTCTTGGGGTTGTCTTTGTATCAATCGTGTTCTCCCTTGGGGGGAGTCTAATAATGCTTGGATTTGCCTTTTCAGCAAATGCAACATTCATACTATCTACCCTTTCAATTCCTTACATAATAATCGCGCTAATAATAGGGACTGTATTTTTCACTTCTCTATTTCTTATAATAGCAGTTGTAGCAAAATCCATGCAAGCTTACAATACAATAACCATAGTTCTGTTCTTCTTCCTTGATTTTGCCAGCACAGCGTTCTATCCAATAACATCATCAACACCAACCTGGCTAAGAGCTATTTCATCGGTGAACCCTGTCAGCCTAGTCTGCAACATAGTCAGGGATTCTATGGTGTCCGGCATAAACTCAGCAACTATGACGACAACACTTGAAATGACCGGAATCATGGCACTGTTCTTCATCCTTGCAATGATCATGTACAGAAGAGTAAGAATTGGAGCTTAG
- a CDS encoding ABC transporter ATP-binding protein produces MSNSSEFKIAVNNLVKSYNNKTNAVDGLTFSVSKGEIYGLLGRNGAGKTTTIRILTTLIPPTSGNAEVCGMDVVHKATKIRKLIGVVQQGEAFDFTTVEGNFKIYQLLWEIPKEEASNRMEYLMDLFKIGHLRKKRMFELSGGEKKRVQVAREFMHDMEVLFLDEPTVGMDPIMRRDVLNFVRNKAKEGLTVLFTTQILEEADYLCDRIGIMNNGIISAEGTSVSLKNSYGDLRKVEMKFSLEVGSDLIERLKREFSKISDIQAYSISEKESEFIIKNMGKTLPLILSLFGSIGVSIETISTNNPTLDDVFLQVVAR; encoded by the coding sequence GTGAGCAATAGCAGTGAATTCAAAATTGCTGTAAATAATCTTGTTAAATCTTATAACAACAAAACAAACGCAGTAGATGGACTTACGTTTTCTGTTTCCAAGGGAGAGATCTATGGCCTTCTTGGGAGAAATGGCGCGGGAAAAACTACCACAATAAGGATTCTGACAACATTGATTCCTCCTACCTCAGGAAATGCGGAGGTGTGCGGGATGGATGTAGTTCATAAAGCAACTAAAATAAGAAAACTCATTGGAGTCGTACAACAGGGTGAAGCTTTCGATTTCACTACAGTTGAAGGTAACTTCAAGATTTACCAGCTTCTGTGGGAAATACCTAAGGAAGAAGCTTCGAACAGAATGGAATACCTCATGGACCTCTTCAAAATCGGACACTTACGGAAAAAGAGAATGTTTGAGCTTTCAGGTGGCGAGAAAAAGAGGGTTCAGGTTGCTAGAGAATTCATGCATGATATGGAAGTGCTGTTCCTTGACGAACCTACTGTCGGTATGGATCCAATAATGAGAAGGGACGTCCTTAACTTTGTCAGAAATAAGGCCAAGGAGGGCCTTACTGTTCTTTTTACAACACAGATACTTGAGGAAGCTGATTACCTATGCGATAGAATCGGGATTATGAATAACGGTATAATCTCTGCAGAAGGTACTTCGGTTTCTTTGAAGAACTCTTATGGCGATCTGAGGAAGGTCGAAATGAAGTTCAGTTTGGAAGTGGGTTCAGATTTAATAGAGAGATTAAAGAGAGAATTCTCCAAAATTTCTGATATTCAGGCATATTCAATAAGCGAGAAGGAGTCTGAGTTTATAATAAAGAACATGGGTAAAACTTTGCCCTTAATCCTCAGTTTGTTTGGATCGATTGGCGTTAGCATTGAAACCATTTCTACAAATAACCCGACTTTAGATGACGTATTTCTCCAGGTGGTGGCCCGATAA
- a CDS encoding transcription initiation factor IIB yields MENEQKKKNIEEIEKCPECGSTQLVRDYERGELICKNCGLVIDESYIDQGPEWRAFDSEQTESRARTGSPMTYTIHDKGLSTDISWKNKDSFGKSIPTRNRAQLYRLRKWQKRIKVSNAAERNLSQALQELERMSSNLSIPQDVRETAAVIYRKAVKQNMIRGRSIEGVVAGSIYAACRITNVPRTLDEIASVTRVKKKEIGRTYRIMSRYLKLNIMPSKPEDYVNRFCSKLKLSMEARKKATEILKMAEDNDLTSGKGPTGVAAAAIYIAALMSQERRTQRSVADVAGVTEVTIRNRYKEITEKLSLNIEEVE; encoded by the coding sequence ATGGAAAATGAGCAAAAGAAGAAAAACATAGAGGAAATAGAAAAGTGTCCTGAGTGTGGATCCACGCAATTAGTAAGAGATTACGAGCGTGGTGAGCTAATTTGCAAAAATTGCGGTCTTGTTATTGATGAGAGTTATATCGATCAGGGTCCGGAGTGGCGAGCGTTCGATTCTGAACAGACTGAAAGCCGCGCACGAACTGGATCGCCAATGACATACACAATACACGATAAGGGACTTTCAACAGACATATCATGGAAAAATAAAGATTCGTTTGGAAAATCTATCCCTACTCGAAATAGAGCACAACTTTACAGACTAAGAAAGTGGCAGAAAAGAATAAAGGTTTCAAATGCTGCAGAGAGAAATCTGTCACAGGCTCTTCAGGAGCTTGAAAGAATGTCTTCAAATTTGAGTATTCCTCAGGATGTAAGAGAGACCGCAGCCGTAATATACAGAAAGGCAGTAAAACAGAACATGATTAGAGGAAGAAGCATCGAAGGTGTTGTTGCTGGCTCAATTTACGCAGCATGCAGGATCACTAACGTGCCAAGAACGCTGGATGAAATAGCGAGTGTTACTAGGGTTAAGAAAAAAGAGATAGGTAGAACATACAGGATAATGAGCAGATATCTCAAACTCAACATAATGCCATCAAAACCTGAGGACTACGTTAACAGGTTCTGCAGCAAGTTGAAGCTATCCATGGAAGCCAGGAAAAAAGCTACGGAGATTCTTAAGATGGCCGAAGACAATGACCTCACCTCAGGCAAAGGTCCAACTGGTGTAGCAGCCGCAGCAATATACATAGCTGCACTAATGTCACAGGAAAGGCGAACACAGAGGTCTGTGGCCGATGTTGCCGGTGTTACTGAAGTAACGATAAGGAACAGATATAAGGAGATAACAGAAAAACTTTCTCTAAACATAGAG
- a CDS encoding GMP synthase subunit A — protein sequence MRINVVDNGGQWTHREYRVLRDLGIECEIIPNDSPSSKADNLDGLVLSGGAPSIQDELNKLGNIGEIIDDHTYPILGICVGAQFIALHYGGKVGPARNPEFGKAEVVIAETARILKGLPEKITAWENHNDEVKDLPKEFETLASSSTCRIEAFEHIKKPIFGIQFHPEVENTQYGKEIFQNFIELCRK from the coding sequence ATGAGAATCAACGTTGTCGACAACGGAGGTCAGTGGACGCATAGGGAGTATAGAGTCCTAAGGGACCTTGGGATAGAGTGTGAGATAATCCCAAATGATTCTCCATCTTCAAAAGCAGATAATCTTGATGGCTTGGTGCTTTCTGGCGGCGCTCCAAGTATACAGGACGAACTCAATAAGTTAGGAAATATTGGTGAAATCATTGACGATCACACGTACCCAATTTTAGGAATATGTGTCGGGGCACAGTTTATAGCTCTGCATTACGGGGGAAAAGTAGGTCCTGCAAGAAATCCGGAATTTGGAAAAGCAGAGGTTGTAATAGCAGAAACCGCTAGGATTCTAAAGGGACTGCCCGAAAAGATCACAGCATGGGAAAACCACAACGACGAAGTAAAAGATCTTCCGAAGGAATTCGAAACCCTCGCTTCGTCGAGTACATGCAGGATAGAGGCTTTTGAGCATATTAAGAAGCCAATATTCGGGATACAATTCCATCCGGAAGTAGAGAATACTCAGTATGGAAAGGAGATATTCCAAAATTTTATTGAGCTGTGCAGAAAATAA
- a CDS encoding transcription initiation factor IIB, with translation MTVEGQETTKRCTECGSEHLVRDYERGELICNDCGMVLEDSFIDQGPEWRAFDSEQDDRRARTGSPMTFLSHDKGLATEISWSNKDYYGKRIPHKNRAQIYRVRKWHQRIRVSNAAERNLSLALQMLNDNGAKLGTPKDIKETAALIYRKAVEKNLIRGRSIESIVCASIYAACRMVNLPRTLDEISKASEVNKKKIGKAYRHLAKELSLNLKPTTPYSYVAQFCSKLDLDKQAIIVSEDIVRKSIEMGISSGKGPTGVAAASIYIASVMVGKPRTQKEIARVSGVTEVTIRNRYKEISKSLGIQGIE, from the coding sequence ATGACAGTTGAAGGACAGGAAACAACAAAGAGATGCACGGAATGCGGTTCCGAGCATCTCGTGAGAGATTATGAGAGAGGAGAGCTAATCTGTAACGACTGTGGCATGGTCCTAGAGGATTCGTTTATTGATCAGGGACCTGAATGGCGTGCCTTTGACTCCGAGCAGGATGACAGGAGGGCCAGAACGGGGTCTCCAATGACTTTCCTGAGTCACGACAAAGGTTTGGCAACGGAAATATCCTGGTCAAATAAAGACTATTATGGAAAGAGAATACCGCACAAGAACAGAGCACAGATATACCGTGTAAGAAAGTGGCACCAGAGGATTAGGGTAAGCAATGCAGCTGAAAGGAATCTCTCTCTTGCTTTGCAAATGTTGAATGATAATGGTGCAAAACTTGGTACTCCTAAAGACATTAAAGAGACTGCTGCGCTTATTTATAGGAAAGCAGTTGAGAAGAATCTTATTCGTGGCAGAAGTATTGAGAGCATAGTATGCGCGTCCATATATGCTGCTTGCAGAATGGTAAACCTTCCCAGGACGCTTGATGAAATTTCAAAGGCTTCTGAGGTCAACAAGAAGAAGATTGGCAAAGCTTATAGACATCTTGCCAAGGAGCTGAGCTTAAACCTAAAACCGACAACTCCATATTCTTATGTTGCGCAGTTCTGCAGCAAACTCGACCTAGATAAACAGGCAATTATTGTGAGTGAAGACATCGTTAGAAAGTCTATCGAGATGGGTATTTCTTCCGGAAAGGGTCCGACAGGGGTTGCTGCAGCTTCCATATACATTGCTTCTGTTATGGTAGGGAAACCGAGAACGCAAAAAGAGATTGCTAGAGTTTCTGGAGTAACTGAGGTAACAATAAGAAACCGTTACAAGGAAATAAGCAAATCTCTTGGAATCCAAGGAATCGAATAG
- a CDS encoding alpha/beta hydrolase translates to MFHTTKNGHKIWYELNGNGPGIILLHGLGGSLDSMKRIAYDLDDDYTRILVDLPCHGKSDNFSLSLRELSYEMVAIMRENSFRKFSGVGVSLGAIILEETLFDFGDALKNAALMSPTSGFDNEVANMIMKWATVPGQTAKDVFSPEFFEMHEREIEEYENENPFLPERLAPLLSEIIEFTTIDRVSNNFVLLLMGKYDRLFGKRMLDDLRDSFPNSEYSILDSGHAIHREKPDLASKLILEFFKKHSNDGD, encoded by the coding sequence ATGTTCCATACAACTAAAAATGGCCATAAGATCTGGTACGAACTCAACGGTAATGGGCCGGGAATTATCTTACTTCATGGACTTGGTGGATCTTTAGATTCGATGAAGCGTATCGCATACGATCTTGACGATGATTATACAAGGATTCTTGTAGATCTTCCCTGTCATGGGAAAAGCGACAATTTCTCACTTTCTCTCAGAGAATTATCTTACGAAATGGTTGCAATCATGCGGGAGAACAGTTTTCGTAAGTTTTCTGGAGTTGGTGTGAGCCTCGGAGCAATTATACTAGAAGAGACCTTATTCGACTTTGGAGATGCACTAAAAAATGCTGCATTAATGTCGCCCACCTCTGGATTCGACAATGAGGTAGCGAACATGATCATGAAGTGGGCAACGGTGCCTGGTCAAACAGCTAAAGATGTATTTTCCCCCGAATTTTTTGAGATGCATGAAAGAGAGATCGAAGAGTATGAAAATGAAAATCCTTTCTTACCAGAAAGACTAGCACCCCTGCTTTCCGAGATAATTGAGTTTACAACTATAGATAGAGTTTCAAACAATTTTGTTCTACTGCTGATGGGAAAATATGATCGATTATTCGGGAAAAGGATGCTTGATGACCTGAGGGATTCCTTCCCTAACTCAGAGTACAGCATTCTGGATTCAGGTCACGCAATTCATAGGGAGAAACCGGATCTTGCTTCAAAATTAATACTTGAATTTTTTAAAAAACACTCAAATGACGGAGACTGA
- a CDS encoding Glu/Leu/Phe/Val dehydrogenase yields MPESLDPFDIALQQLKKAAVVMKLDKQALELLSQPQAILQVSIPVKMDNGETKVFTGFRVRYSTARGPAKGGIRFHPQETLSTVKALSAWMTWKTAMLNLPLGGSKGGVICDTKKMSKGELERLSRGYIRAIADFIGPEIDVPAPDVYTTPQIMAWMMDEYEKIVRHSAPGVITGKPLENWGSLGRGDATARGGLYVLREAAKSIGLDLSKATIAVQGFGNAGEFAVKLAKELFRSKVVAVSDTKGAIYVENGVDYDKLLEHKQKTGSVVNFPGSKNITNEELLELKVDVLVPAAIEEQLTAENAGKVKAKIILELANGPSTPQADEIFEKNKILVLPDFLSNAGGVTVSYFEWVQNNTGDYWTEEDVHKKLDSRMTEATKAVLDTAKKYGVYTRTAAYIVAVKRVADAAKSRGWY; encoded by the coding sequence ATGCCAGAAAGTTTAGATCCATTTGACATAGCCCTGCAGCAATTAAAAAAAGCTGCAGTCGTGATGAAATTGGATAAGCAAGCGCTAGAGTTACTCAGTCAACCCCAAGCAATTCTTCAGGTGAGCATACCTGTGAAGATGGACAACGGCGAAACAAAAGTTTTCACCGGGTTCCGTGTTAGATACAGCACTGCAAGGGGACCAGCAAAAGGTGGAATAAGATTCCATCCGCAAGAGACCCTCTCAACAGTTAAGGCACTCTCTGCGTGGATGACATGGAAAACAGCAATGCTGAATCTGCCACTTGGTGGTTCAAAGGGCGGCGTAATATGCGATACCAAGAAAATGAGCAAGGGTGAGTTGGAAAGGTTAAGCAGAGGCTATATAAGAGCAATAGCAGACTTTATCGGTCCAGAGATAGACGTACCCGCACCAGATGTTTACACGACACCACAGATCATGGCTTGGATGATGGATGAGTACGAAAAAATCGTAAGACATTCTGCTCCCGGCGTTATTACGGGTAAGCCGCTTGAAAACTGGGGATCTCTTGGAAGAGGAGATGCTACAGCACGTGGAGGTTTGTACGTACTAAGAGAAGCAGCAAAATCAATAGGTCTTGATCTTTCGAAAGCAACGATTGCCGTCCAGGGATTCGGGAACGCGGGCGAATTTGCAGTGAAACTTGCGAAAGAACTGTTCAGATCCAAGGTTGTGGCGGTCTCCGACACAAAAGGGGCAATTTATGTGGAGAACGGAGTCGATTATGATAAGCTTCTGGAACACAAGCAGAAGACTGGTTCGGTCGTGAACTTCCCGGGATCTAAGAACATCACTAACGAGGAACTGCTCGAGCTAAAGGTGGACGTTCTTGTGCCAGCTGCAATAGAGGAACAACTTACCGCAGAAAACGCTGGCAAAGTTAAGGCCAAGATAATCCTGGAGCTTGCAAATGGGCCTAGCACTCCGCAGGCCGACGAAATATTCGAGAAAAATAAAATTCTGGTGTTACCAGATTTCCTGTCGAACGCTGGCGGTGTCACTGTGTCATACTTTGAATGGGTACAGAATAACACAGGCGATTACTGGACCGAAGAAGACGTACACAAGAAACTGGACAGCAGGATGACAGAAGCTACCAAAGCTGTTCTCGACACAGCAAAGAAATACGGCGTATACACCAGGACTGCTGCATACATCGTGGCTGTTAAGAGAGTGGCAGACGCAGCTAAATCAAGAGGTTGGTACTAG
- the trxB gene encoding thioredoxin-disulfide reductase, giving the protein MVENVIIIGSGPAGLTSAIYTSREEFSPLVISGTNAGGQLLLTSSVENYPAFPDGILGPDLITLMRKHAEKFGARFAEGDVISVDFKGNPLKIKTTYGNYESKTVIVATGASAKWLGIPSESSFIGKGVSSCATCDAPFFKNKSVVVVGGGDTAMEDSLFLTKFVKSVTIVHRRNEFRASKIMQERVLSNQKVSVIYNAVVEEVEGDMKVRSVVIRDVETNKTSELQTDGVFVAIGHTPNTNFLTGQLELDSKGFIVTTEEVKTAIPGVFVAGDAADKKYRQAITAAGSGAKAALEVREYLQNH; this is encoded by the coding sequence TTGGTTGAAAACGTGATCATAATAGGTTCAGGTCCAGCAGGACTCACATCCGCTATATACACGTCGAGGGAGGAATTTTCTCCTTTAGTAATAAGCGGCACGAACGCTGGAGGTCAACTGCTTCTGACATCGTCTGTTGAGAATTATCCGGCGTTTCCAGACGGAATACTTGGCCCGGACCTCATAACGCTCATGAGAAAGCATGCTGAGAAATTCGGTGCTCGTTTTGCTGAAGGTGATGTCATTTCGGTGGATTTCAAAGGCAATCCGCTCAAGATTAAGACGACCTATGGGAACTATGAATCCAAGACTGTTATAGTCGCAACAGGGGCTTCTGCAAAATGGCTTGGAATCCCATCTGAAAGTTCTTTCATAGGCAAGGGCGTTAGCAGCTGTGCAACTTGTGATGCTCCTTTTTTCAAGAATAAGTCTGTGGTAGTTGTTGGAGGTGGAGACACAGCTATGGAAGATTCACTGTTTCTCACAAAGTTTGTGAAGTCTGTAACTATTGTGCACAGGAGAAACGAATTCCGGGCATCGAAAATTATGCAGGAAAGAGTACTCTCAAACCAAAAAGTTAGTGTTATTTATAATGCCGTTGTGGAAGAAGTGGAAGGCGATATGAAAGTCAGGAGCGTTGTCATTCGAGACGTAGAGACCAACAAGACAAGCGAGCTTCAGACGGACGGTGTGTTCGTTGCAATAGGGCATACTCCGAACACCAATTTTCTAACAGGACAGCTTGAACTTGACAGTAAAGGTTTCATAGTTACAACGGAAGAAGTGAAAACAGCTATTCCTGGGGTTTTTGTTGCAGGTGATGCTGCTGATAAAAAGTACAGGCAGGCTATTACAGCAGCTGGAAGTGGTGCTAAGGCGGCTCTTGAGGTAAGGGAATATCTTCAGAATCATTGA
- a CDS encoding MFS transporter: protein MENQPLSTVYWRNVVAAWSGWVMDGYVTSAYALVTVTVVTRLLMPPDFGLVGALFGLALISVPRIFGSLIFGNFLGDRLGRRTMLTVTVVGFSLSSFLIGFLPTYKSYGNLATALLFTLLILVGLFAGAEYGGGTALATESVPAEKRGFIGSFVQSGFGIGYFIVTLVYIILTLEYPGNAFETIGWRILFFTTLIPGIIALISRLGAKESPVFKNMKETKSIQKEPVISMFKNAPKYVVLGIIICAGLLLVNSGTISFYPTVMESNAISITTVGYILLVANGVSLMGVWIGGFLSNYIPGRRLALLIYSSIFLVSIYPLTILGTSFHSISDLYISYSIQSFLMAAIFSTLPSFLAESISKKFRTTGIGFIYNFGGAIGGFAPLFIELIIPHYGTFNSWILVLFVATVALLIAIMLSKETWSKSKSGHKDSITE from the coding sequence ATGGAGAATCAACCTTTATCAACCGTGTACTGGAGGAATGTTGTAGCTGCATGGTCTGGATGGGTAATGGATGGATACGTTACCAGCGCATATGCTCTTGTAACAGTCACTGTTGTAACGAGGCTTCTTATGCCACCTGATTTCGGCCTAGTCGGCGCGTTGTTCGGCCTGGCTTTGATATCTGTACCACGTATCTTTGGTTCGTTAATATTTGGCAATTTTCTGGGGGACCGGCTTGGCAGGAGGACAATGCTCACTGTTACCGTGGTGGGATTTTCACTTTCGAGCTTTCTTATCGGTTTCCTACCGACGTACAAAAGTTACGGAAACCTGGCAACTGCTCTCCTTTTCACCCTTTTGATTCTTGTGGGTCTTTTCGCCGGTGCCGAATATGGCGGTGGAACGGCCCTTGCAACTGAGAGCGTTCCTGCAGAAAAGAGGGGCTTCATCGGCTCTTTCGTGCAGAGCGGCTTTGGCATAGGGTATTTTATAGTTACATTGGTATACATAATACTAACACTCGAATATCCTGGAAATGCGTTCGAAACTATCGGATGGAGAATACTTTTCTTCACAACACTTATCCCAGGAATAATTGCACTTATCTCTAGGCTTGGTGCAAAAGAATCCCCTGTGTTTAAAAACATGAAGGAAACAAAATCCATACAGAAAGAACCTGTAATATCAATGTTCAAGAACGCTCCAAAATATGTTGTGCTTGGAATAATAATTTGCGCTGGATTACTGTTGGTAAATTCAGGAACTATAAGTTTCTATCCAACTGTTATGGAGAGCAATGCCATTTCAATCACAACTGTAGGGTATATCCTTCTTGTAGCAAACGGAGTTTCGCTTATGGGGGTATGGATAGGTGGATTCTTATCTAACTACATACCGGGCCGGAGACTTGCACTTTTGATCTACTCTTCTATATTCCTTGTTTCAATATACCCCCTTACAATCCTTGGCACGTCTTTTCATTCTATTTCTGACCTATACATAAGCTATAGCATACAGTCATTTCTCATGGCCGCAATATTTTCCACGCTTCCTAGTTTCCTTGCAGAGAGCATAAGCAAGAAATTCAGAACAACTGGCATCGGATTCATTTACAATTTTGGAGGTGCGATAGGTGGATTCGCTCCGCTTTTCATCGAATTGATTATTCCGCATTACGGAACATTCAACAGTTGGATCCTAGTCCTCTTCGTCGCCACCGTGGCGCTGTTGATAGCTATTATGCTGTCTAAAGAAACCTGGTCAAAATCAAAAAGTGGTCATAAAGATAGCATAACAGAGTAG
- a CDS encoding 2-hydroxyacid dehydrogenase, with protein MRITILTGMEVKESVLKQCSDIVGSKITQNQPDGAEVQIVTNHFVPTPNLRLVQTLSAGVDHFDFSILPKGVTVCSNAGAYSDPVAEHAFALLLANEKKICKFVRKAQNGVFERETVGTLSGATLGIFGFGGIGRSAARIAKAYRMRVVGYSRHPVEDPNLDEFASSVEELFSKSDIVLISIPLSNLTRGIVSRDLLKKFHGNVIINVARAGVVNEQDMLEYLRNNSDFYYLTDVWWNEPNVSFPIPENAILTPHVAGNVDESISSWRFIYACKNIKKFIDGYPENVVDVSEYAKK; from the coding sequence ATGAGAATAACTATCCTAACAGGAATGGAAGTTAAGGAATCTGTTCTTAAACAATGTTCCGATATAGTTGGATCAAAAATCACCCAAAATCAGCCAGATGGGGCAGAAGTCCAGATCGTGACCAACCATTTTGTTCCGACTCCGAATCTCAGACTCGTTCAAACGTTAAGTGCTGGTGTCGATCATTTTGATTTTTCAATACTTCCAAAGGGGGTAACGGTGTGCAGCAATGCCGGTGCATATTCTGATCCTGTTGCAGAACACGCATTTGCTCTACTTCTGGCCAATGAGAAGAAAATTTGCAAATTCGTTCGAAAAGCACAAAACGGAGTATTTGAACGCGAAACGGTTGGCACTTTATCTGGAGCTACACTTGGCATTTTTGGTTTTGGAGGCATCGGTAGGAGTGCGGCGAGGATTGCAAAAGCCTATCGTATGAGAGTCGTCGGTTATTCAAGACATCCGGTTGAAGATCCCAACCTGGATGAATTCGCTAGCAGCGTCGAAGAATTATTCTCAAAATCAGATATTGTTTTGATATCCATTCCATTGTCGAACCTGACGAGGGGGATCGTCTCCCGCGACCTCCTGAAAAAATTCCATGGTAATGTGATAATAAATGTTGCAAGGGCGGGAGTTGTAAATGAACAGGATATGCTTGAATATCTTAGAAATAATTCAGATTTCTATTATCTCACAGATGTCTGGTGGAACGAGCCAAATGTTTCCTTTCCAATTCCAGAAAATGCAATTCTGACCCCTCATGTCGCAGGAAACGTTGATGAATCCATAAGTTCATGGCGATTCATCTATGCGTGCAAAAACATAAAAAAATTTATTGATGGATACCCTGAAAACGTTGTAGATGTTTCCGAATATGCAAAAAAATGA